The Faecalibacterium sp. I3-3-89 sequence CCAGCTGACCGCTGACGAGCTGGCAGCAGCTCCCGCACAGACCAAGAGCCGCGACAACAAGCCCGCAAACGAGTACAAGTTTGTCATGGCTGTGTCTCCTCTGGACTGCATGGGCTGCGGCGAGTGTGTCACCGTCTGCCCCACCAAGGCTATCCAGATGGTTCCTCAGGAGTCTCAGGCCGACCAGCAGGCAGTCTTCGACTACTGCGTCGCCAACATCTCCAAGAAGCCCTCTAAGTTCGCAGACGACACCGTCATCGGCTCTCAGTTCAACCAGCCGCTGCTGGAGTTCTCTGGCTCCTGCGCAGGCTGTGCTGAGACCTCTTACGCACGTCTGATCACCCAGCTGTTCGGCGAGAAGATGTACATCTCCAACGCCACCGGCTGCTCCTCTATCTGGGGCGGTACTGCTTCCATCTCTCCGTACACTGTCAACAAGGACAGCGGCCACGGTCCTGCATGGTGCAACTCCCTGTTCGAGGATAACGCAGAGCACGGTCTGGGCCTGTATCTGGGCCAGAAGACCGTCCGTGAGAACCTGATCAAGCGCATCGCTGAGGTCGCTGGTTCTGACAAGGCTTCTGCTGAGCTGAAGGCTGCTTTTGACGAGTTCATGGCAACCAAGAACAACACCAAGGCAAACGATGCCCCCGCTAAGGCTCTGATCGCTGAGCTGGAGAAGGCTGCTGCCGCTGGCTGCACCGAGTCCGCTGAGATCCTGAAGAGCAAGGAGTTCATCGCCAAGAAGTCCGTCTGGATCTTCGGTGGTGACGGCTGGGCATACGACATCGGCTTCGGCGGTCTGGATCACGTTCTGGCCTCCGGCGAGGATGTCAATGTCATGGTCTTCGATACTGAGATGTACTCCAACACCGGCGGACAGGCTTCCAAGGCTTCCAACATTGGTGAGGTCTGCCAGTTCGCTGCTGCTGGTAAGGAGATCAGCAAGAAGAGCCTGTCCGAGATCGCTATGACCTACGGCTACATCTATGTCGCTCAGATCGCTCTGGGCGCCAACATGAACCAGGCTGTCAAGGCGATCGCTGAGGCTGAGGCTTACCCCGGCCCCTCTCTGATCATCGGCTACGCTCCCTGCGAGCTGCACGGTGTTAAGGGCGGCATGACCAACTGCCAGAACGAGATGAAGAAGGCAGTTGAGGCTGGTTATTGGAACCTGTTCACCTTCAATCCGGCCAACAAGGCTCAGGGCAAGAACCCCTTCACCCTGACCTCCAAGGCTGTGGATGGCGAGAAGTATCAGGCCCTGCTGGCAAACGAGACCCGTTACAGCCGCCTGACCCGCGCCTTCCCGGAGCGTGCAAAGCAGCTCTTCGCTCGCAACGAGCAGGTCGCAAACGACCGTTACGAGCATCTGAGCCGTCTGGTCGAGCTGTACAAGTAAACCAAAGTTCTTTTCCCTCTGGCCGGAACCTGCCGCAGCGGCACCTTAGTCCCGAAAGGGCGGCTGCTCCGTGCTGGCGATTACTGCGCAACGCAGCAGTACGAAACTGTGGCCCCGGCCAGAGCAAAGACGCGGCTTACGCCTACACAAAGACCAAAGCTTTGTGCCCCAAACTGATTTCGACTCTCTGCCTGCTCCCGGACGCGTCGGGGCGGGCAGAGTCTGAAATACCAAAGCGCCCGCGAGGGTCCTTGAAAGCATACTTCGCGTGTGTCAGGAGCATAAGGTCTGCTCGCAGATACCTTGCTCCGCCTGCTGCATAAGACCTGCTTTGCAGGGATCTTGCCGCAGCCAAAAACGAGATCCGTTTTTAGCGCCCCGCTCACTGGAAACAGTGTCCGGGGCGTATTTTTTATGCCTTTCGATTTTTACACTTTCTTCATAGGTTTTTCATGAAATCCAGCCGAAAAGCTGTTATACTACAGCCATGAGGATTCGGGGCCGCAACCGATTCCTTGTACATGATTCCTCCTCACACCAAAGCAATATCCGAACACAGCGCCCTTTCCGGTGAAGCCGCAAGCACCGGGGAGGGCGCTGTGTGTTTTTGTACGGCAATATTCCGGAAATGGAACGCTTACAGGGTTGACCGGGCATTTTTAAGGAGATATAATAAGCCTGTAAGGCTAAGAAACTTAGTATTTTGAACTTGTGGAGGTGAACGCAGGACAATGGACCCGGATCATAGTCGAAGACGATGGAATGATGCGGCCGGAACGACCGCGAAAGGTGCTGCGTTCGCCTTTTTTGTACGCTGAACAGCGGGGTGTCTGCTGTCCGGCTGCCGTACAAAAGGGGCGCAGCTCTGCGCGTGCAGACGGGGCGTGTGCGGCCCTGAGGCTGCGGTGCAGGAGCGGCGCTTTTGCGTTGATGCGGCTGTGTCCTCCTGAGACAGGAAAGAGGAGGAACACGAATGGAAGAAAAAAAGAACAACCCCGAGCGCGAAGTGGACGAAGCCCTTCCGGTGCAGGAGCTGCCTGCCGATATTCCCGCCGAGGTGCGCCAGAAATTGGCCGAAGACCTGAACGAGCAGGCCACCGAAGACCTCAGGCAGGACGTCCGTGAGGCCGAAAAAGAGGAGGCCAACGACGAAGAGGTCAAGGCCAACCCTGAGATGCTCACCAAAAGCCGTCTGCTCAAGCTGCTCATCAAGAAGCAGTACGTCAAGCTGCGCGAAGTGACCGAGGAAGAGCAGCCCGCCGACTTGGCCGAGCTGCTGGAAGAGCTGGACGAGAACAACCGCCTCGTGGTGTTCCGTCTGCTGAAAAAGGATGTTGCGACCGAGGCGTTCGCCTATATGTCCGACGAGGCCCGCGACGACCTCGTGAATGCGTTTTCGGATGTCGAGCTGGTGAGCGCCATCGAGGAGATGAGCCTTGACGACGCCGCCGACCTGCTGGAGGATATGCCCGCCGGTGTGGTCAAGCGGGTCTTGGAAAAGTCGTCCCGCCAGACCCGTGAGAGCCTGAACAAGCTGCTGAACTATCCCGAAAGCTCTGCTGGCAGCCTGATGACCCCCGAATATGTCCGTCTGCGGGAGGGGATGACCGTCAGCGATGCCTTTGCAGCCATCCGCAGACAGGGTGAGAACGCCGAGACCGTCTACACCTGCTATGTGGTGGAGCGCAACCGCCTGAAGGGCGTCGTGTCGGCCCGCAGCCTGCTGCTGGCGGACCCGTCCACCCCCATCACGGACATCATGGACGACAATGTCGTCGCCGTGAAGGTCACGGACGATCAGGAGTTCGTGGCCCGTGAGATGCAGCGCTACGACTTCACCGCCATGCCTGTTCTGGACAACGAGGGGATGTTCGTCGGTATCATCACCATCGACGATGCCATCGACGTCCTGACCGACGAGAGCACCGAGGATATGCAGAAGATGGCGGCGATCCTGCCCGACGACGATGCCACCACCTACTTCGGCACCAGCGTCTGGACCCACGCCAAGCAGCGTATCCCATGGCTGCTCATCCTGATGCTCTCGGCCACCTTCACCGGCATGGTCACGACCCACTACGAGGAGGCTTTCGTCAGCCTGCCCCTGCTGGTCTCCTTCATGCCCATGCTGATGGACACCGCCGGCAACTGCGGCAACCAGATCAGCACCCTCATGGTGCGCGGCCTCGCGCTGGGCGAGGTGGAGCCCAGCGACTTCCTCCGCGTTCTGGGCAAGGAGCTGCGGGTCTCCGCCATCGTCGGCGCGGTGCTGGGCCTTGTCAACGGCCTGCGCATCTACCTGATGTACACCTACCTCTACGCCGGGCAGTATCAGAACGTCATCGGCTATGCGGTGGTGGTCAGCGTGTCGCTGTTCTTCAGCGTCATCCTCGCAAAGCTGGTGGGTGGCATGCTGCCGCTGGCCGCCAAGAAGCTGGGCGCCGACCCGGCCATCATGGCGACCCCCTTCATCACCACCATCGTGGACGCCTGCAGCCTGATCCTCTATTTCCAGATCGCACAGGTCGTCTTCCGCAATATGATGTAACGATACAGAACGCCCCCGCTCAAGCTCTGAGCGGGGGCGTTCTGCGTTCCGGCCCCCAAGACGCAACAAGACCCCTTCCCGCGCTTGCGGCGACGCGGAAAGAGGTCTTGTCGTTTGGGGTATTGCTTTGGTGTGAGGAGGAATCATGTGCAAGGGTGCGGTTGCGGCCCCACACCCTTGTGAGCTATAGTATACCCGAACTGTGGGCCAAAATCATGTCTTTCTTGTGAAAGATTTGTTAATCGGCCTGTGAAATTTTTGGGAGACGGGTGCTCAATTTTCAGCATCGGAGACAAGGGCCGCGTGCTGCCGCCCCATCTCCACATAGGCCTCGGCGTTTTCGATGTTGTGGGCCAGCTGGTCGTCCCGGATGGTCTTGATGACCCGGGCGGGCACGCCTACGGCCACCGAGTTGTCGGGGATGACCATCCCCTCCGGCACCAGCGCCCCGGCCCCGATGATGCAGTTTTTGCCCACGACAGAGTGGTTGAGCAGGGTGGCGTGCATCCCGATGAGGCTGTTTTCCCCCACTGTGCAGCCGTGGGCAAGGGCGCAGTGGCCCACCGTGACGTTCTTGCCCAGAAGGACTTGTCCGCCCGGGTCGCAGTGGAGGACGGCGTTGTCCTGCACGTTGCAGTTTTCGCCCAGCACCAGCGTGCCCTCGTCGCCCCGCAGCACAGCCCCGTACCAGATGTTCGTGCCCTTGCCCAGCGTCACATCGCCCAGCACCGTCGCATTCGCGGCCACGAAGACTGCGCCCTCATCCCGGGGCGTTTTTCCACCAAAGGATAGGATCATTGTTGAAAAACCACCTTTCTCTTTTGCTTCATTTATGGTATTCTTTATAATAGCATTTTATATCGGATTATGGAAGCCCGGGGCTTCCGAAGGAGTTTCGCTTTATGAAGTTTATGTCCCCGATGCGGCAGCTGGCGGCGCTGGCCCTGACTGCCGTGTTCCTCACCACGGCGGCGCTGTCGGGCTTCGCGGTCTACGCCATGCCCATCCAAGCCGCCTATCCGCAGGAATCCATCTACCTCTTCGACGCCGACACTGGGGAGACCCTCGTGGAGCAGAATCCCGACCTTCCCCGCTGCGTCGCCAGCCTGACCAAGATGATGACGGCTCTGCTGGTGCTGGAAAGCGGCACCGACCTCAACGCCAGCATCACCATCCCGGACAGTCTCACGCCGGAGTTACAGTCCATCCGGGCCAACCGGGGCCACACCATCGGCCTGCAGGCGGGCGAGACGGTGCGCCGCATCGACATGATGTACGCCATGCTCCTGCCCAGCGCCAACGATGCGGCCAGCGTGCTGGCCAATGATACTTCCGGCAGTCTCTCTGCGTTTGCAGCGCAGATGAACGTCCGGGCAAGCCAGCTGGGCTGCACGGCGACCTACTTCACCTGCCCGCACGGCCTCTACGACGGCGGGAACTACTCCACAGCCCGGGACATGGCCA is a genomic window containing:
- the mgtE gene encoding magnesium transporter, giving the protein MEEKKNNPEREVDEALPVQELPADIPAEVRQKLAEDLNEQATEDLRQDVREAEKEEANDEEVKANPEMLTKSRLLKLLIKKQYVKLREVTEEEQPADLAELLEELDENNRLVVFRLLKKDVATEAFAYMSDEARDDLVNAFSDVELVSAIEEMSLDDAADLLEDMPAGVVKRVLEKSSRQTRESLNKLLNYPESSAGSLMTPEYVRLREGMTVSDAFAAIRRQGENAETVYTCYVVERNRLKGVVSARSLLLADPSTPITDIMDDNVVAVKVTDDQEFVAREMQRYDFTAMPVLDNEGMFVGIITIDDAIDVLTDESTEDMQKMAAILPDDDATTYFGTSVWTHAKQRIPWLLILMLSATFTGMVTTHYEEAFVSLPLLVSFMPMLMDTAGNCGNQISTLMVRGLALGEVEPSDFLRVLGKELRVSAIVGAVLGLVNGLRIYLMYTYLYAGQYQNVIGYAVVVSVSLFFSVILAKLVGGMLPLAAKKLGADPAIMATPFITTIVDACSLILYFQIAQVVFRNMM
- a CDS encoding gamma carbonic anhydrase family protein, producing MILSFGGKTPRDEGAVFVAANATVLGDVTLGKGTNIWYGAVLRGDEGTLVLGENCNVQDNAVLHCDPGGQVLLGKNVTVGHCALAHGCTVGENSLIGMHATLLNHSVVGKNCIIGAGALVPEGMVIPDNSVAVGVPARVIKTIRDDQLAHNIENAEAYVEMGRQHAALVSDAEN
- a CDS encoding D-alanyl-D-alanine carboxypeptidase family protein → MKFMSPMRQLAALALTAVFLTTAALSGFAVYAMPIQAAYPQESIYLFDADTGETLVEQNPDLPRCVASLTKMMTALLVLESGTDLNASITIPDSLTPELQSIRANRGHTIGLQAGETVRRIDMMYAMLLPSANDAASVLANDTSGSLSAFAAQMNVRASQLGCTATYFTCPHGLYDGGNYSTARDMAKIALACYANSTYRRIADTASYRLPATELHPARTITTTNKLLQPASGYYRSYAHGMKTGFTTQAGRCFVTFAQQDGHTYGLVILGSNSQNIFREAAELFDWAFTSPELHPAPVEAEPEKQERGGFWHKLFG